A genomic window from Montipora foliosa isolate CH-2021 unplaced genomic scaffold, ASM3666993v2 scaffold_410, whole genome shotgun sequence includes:
- the LOC137988180 gene encoding proteasome assembly chaperone 3-like, with product MAAQLTKTRQAAILIDGIHTEVFCSRYQDRIFVIVSQLEKMGNLISVNKLSSSEDASSTGTQTFHTKTLMGSDEEIWHVYAKQIGALVSSSSSKPLLVGIALKKHSPQTLQQILKLLQSNQVW from the exons ATGGCCGCTCAGTTGACGAAGACTCGGCAA GCGGCTATTCTGATTGACGGAATACATACCGAAGTGTTTTGTTCCCGCTATCAGGACAGAATATTTGTGATTGTTTCTCAGCTTGAAAAAATGGGCAATCTG ATAAGTGTGAATAAACTATCCAGTTCTGAGGATGCATCATCTACAGGAACACAAACATTCCACACTAAAACCCTGATGGGAAGTGATGAG GAAATATGGCACGTTTATGCAAAACAGATTGGAGCTCTTGTCAGCAGCAGTTCCAGTAAACCACTTTTGGTGGGCATAGCTCTCAAGAAACATTCCCCACAGACATTACAGCAGATTTTGAAGCTTCTTCAGTCAAACCAAGTTTGGTGA